The genomic DNA CTCTGTGTCAGCCCCAGTGCTGCATGCTGGAAGCACAGCAAGGAATGggacagacatggtccctgcccacACAGAGTTCTCAGCCTGGTCAGGGACAGAGCCACGAGCAGGCAGCTCATGTCCAGGGAAGTCGGGCTGTGATGCAGAAAGCACGAGGCCTGTAGAAGGGGAAAGATCTCCTCCTCCATATCTCAGCAGTGTcctaaagaatgaataaaagtcacccaagtggtggctcctgcctgtaataccagcactctaggaggttgggaggatcatttgagggcaggagttcaagaccagtctggccAAGATAGTTGAGACTTCAtcttgtgaactaaaatcctcaacccctaccggctgactgaatggaccccctcgtggccagaggaatattcaagggcaaagttgcctgccagaaggagggaggtcagacaggccttatcatgcccccctcccttcttggagacttcctttgtaacccattaataggcctgagggtatgcatgacaaacctgcaggccttctatttgcaacaaatggtggcttacctctggtaaacagtttatgttaaaacattccacctctttagacaaagcttcatgtctttagccaattacaatctaaagaatctttaaacccacctataacctgtaagcccccgcttcgagatggccctcctttttgggccaaaccaatgtatacctcccacacattgattgatggctttacccataacccttgtctctaaaatgtataaaaaccaaactgtaacccagccacagcgagtccacttgcccaaggcctcttggcagtggctctgggtcatggtcctcaaatttggctcagaataaatctctttaaaattattttacagagtttgccgaggcgggcggattgctcaaggtcaggagttcaaaaccagcctgagcaagagcgagaccccgtctctactataaatagaaagaaattaattggccaactgatatatatagaaaaaattagccgggcatggtggcgcatgcctgtagtcccagctactcgggaggctgaggcagaaggatcactcaagcccaggagtctgaggttgctgtgagctaggctgacgccacggcactcactctagcctggacaacaaagcgagactctgtctcaaaaaaaaaaaaaaaaaaattattttacagagtttggatttttttccgttaacaatctctacaaaaaatagaaaaattagttggttCCCTGTCCTCTGCCTATCCCTTGTGAACCCAGCAGCCAGAATGATCTCTGATCTGACCATGTCACTCCCTGTGTAAAACTTTCTGTGGCTCCCTATTATCCCCCAGAACAGAAGCCAAACTCCTTACTGCACCAGCATGGCCCTCACCTTCCAGTCTCTGCCTCgttccccatccccatctctcaGCATCCTCCACCATGTGAAATACTTTCAGTTCTTCAAACTGGCTGATGTGTTCTCTATGTAGACCACTCTACTCCTCACTTTTTGCCTGGCTAAACCCTTAGTTCCCAGCTTAGACAAAAGCCTTCCCTGCCCCACTGTTATGGAAACCAAAAGGAGGTTTCtgtctaggtccagttgctcatcACACAAACATCCAGTTACTGAGattagaaggaagaagagaatttttaatatgaaagctGTCTTGTTgggagaacaggagaagctgcATCAAAGGAGAAGCCATGTGCCTTGGGGGATGGTGAGTCTCGGCTCAGGAAGTCTGCCCcagggccttcagaatctcaactcccctgtcttgcagaaaatccatcaGTTctaggaaacaactcaaaaagtcaagtagttagttatggtagaggattataaaaaaatcatatataaggGTCATCAAAATTTGTTCATGGAGCGGAACACTCCACCTTCCCTGCACTTCCTACACTCTCACAGTACCTGTCCTTGCTCCTTtctctgccccctctcccccataACCCACAAGCTCTGAGAAGGAGACTGGGTCCCTCCTGCTGTCTTGCTGGCATCCAGCTAGGGGGAGCATCCAGCTAGGGGCTTGCCATGTCACATGCTGAGTGCAGGAACTTCTGGGTTTGAGTGTGGATGCCCTGGCAGGGCTGTCTTGGGGCTGATGTGTCTGCAATGCTCAGTCTAGGCCCAGCACCCAGATCGCTCATTAATTCATTGTTTCAGGAAAAGGGCAGGCGGGTGGGCAGACCTGAGAAACGCTCATGTAGCTCTGggggagtggagggagagagaagacaaagCAAAGTCTAGGGGCTCTGGGAAGCTCTTAATAAAACAAACCCCGTAAAAtactggcgcggtggctcactcctgtaatcctagcactctgggaggccaaggcgggaggatcccttgagcactaggagttcaagaccagcctcagcaagaatgagaccctgtctctactaaaaatagaaattagccaggcaactaaaaaaaatatatatatattaaacaaaattagccgggcgtggtggcgcgcgcctatagtcccagctactggggagactgaggcaggaggatcgcttgaccccagcaGTTGGAcgctgctgtgagctgggctgatgccacggcactccagcccgagcaacacagcgagactctgtctcaaaaaaaaaacaaaatcccgGGGTGGAGTTCCACTGAAGCTGAGTCACCAGACACGACCTGGCCACTCACAAACATGGCGTCGCAGGGCCCCGTCTCCCAGGTCCTCACTGACATGGCTGCCCCAAGGGTGGGTGGGCGTGCGGGGCGGAAGTGACGCAAACAGGAAGTCCGGCCGGCCGCTCGGCCGCCCGGGCGCGCAGCGCAGCGGCCGCGGCGGGTTCTGAGGCGAGGGGATGAGGCGGACGGAGCGGCTCTGGGGCGCGGCggtgctgcagctgctgctgacTGCCCGAGTGGTGTCGGCGTTAGAGCCCATCAGCGTGGGCATCGCCATCGGGGCCGCGTCGCTCCTCACCGGCTACCTGTCCTACAAGGACATCTACTGCCGCTTCTCCGAGTGCTGCCGCGAGGAGCAGCCGTTCAACGCCTCGGGTATGGCGGGGGCGCGGGCTCAAGGTCCGGCCCGGGGCGCGGGGGTCTCTGCGCTCCAGGCCCGGCGCTAGCGCGCGGCATCCTGCCGGCGGTCATCCGGATCGGGTGGGCGGGAGAACGGACGGGGCAGGCTGGGAGTCGTTCGTGGGAACTCTGCCCGGACTCCAGCCCTGGCAGCAGTCTTGGGAAAGTCTCCGGGCCGTGGGGCTCTGCCCAAGTCACCGACTCTGCCTCAGTGTCAGCCCTGGGGTCTGGCTGCATCTGTCGCTAATCTGTGCCTCTCACTTTGGCCAGTTGGGAAAGTGCTGCTTTTCCggtgcatttttattattattattttttatttcagcgtattatgggggtacaatgttaaggttatgtatattgcccatgccccccccccctccAGTGCATTTTTaatgtgtgtttctttctctgttctgGGGCTGGCTCCTGCAGCCCTGAAGCTGGATTTGGAGGAGAAACTGTTTGGACAGCATGTGGCCACAGAAGTGATTGTCAAGGCACTGACTGGCTTCAGGAGCAACAAAAATCCCAAGAAACCACTGACCCTTTCCTTACACGGCTGGGCTGGCACAGGCAAGAATTTTGTCAGCCAAATTGTGGCTGAAAATCTTCACCCAAAGGGCCTGAAGAGTAACTTTGTCCACCTGTTTGTATCGACTCTGCACTTCCCTCATGAGCAGAAGATAAAACTGTACCAGGCAAGAACCCACTATTACCTAGTCCACGGGGCTGCTCCGACTGGCCTGGGCGACCTGCTCACTAACTCTGGcttctgcttctctttcctttgcaTTGCAATTGCCCCAGGCTCCTGGAGTTAAGGCACACTTAGTCCAGGGTGCTTACGAAGCTCTCCTACAACTTTTTTCTTACTCGGTTCCAAAATAATCCAGTGGGATAGAggatattatttctattaaaaaatggagCCAAGAGAGGCAAGGTGATTTACTCCTTATAATCTTTGTGACTTTGTGGCAGAGCAAGAACTTGAACCCAAATCTCCCAGCTGCGTGGTAGCCACCTTCTCCAGTGAATGAAAGCACTCAGCATTCCCAGCCAGCTTGTGTGAGGTGGGGCAGTCTCAGGGATGTGTTTGGGTGCGGCTTCATTTAATGCTCCCCACCTATGGTACAGAGTGTCGCCTCTGCATTTTGCAATATAGAtcggaggattttttttttctcctgaacaGTTTTATTCCCTTTGTTTATCCTATCTTTCTTTCAAGTCCTTGGCACTACTTTCTTCAAAGAAAGACTCAGAGAACTTAAACCTTcagacttttctctttttgaaatattctttccacatttaatttctataaagcTGTCTAGGAAGGTTAATTCTCATTTAAGTGAATGTCATCCTTGTTGAGGTTAATAGTCCTACTGTTAAGTGGGgactgaaaaaagaaacagaaacttaaCTGAGCAAGGAAGTGGAAGCGGGTGTTTGTCATACAAACTGTCTAAGCAGGGCAGATTACCAAAAGGAAGGagtaattttcttgttttccacattctttcaTAAATCTCTAGGAATACAATAAGGTAGATGAGGGGGAGTCTAGGGGAGGTTCATGGTCATGGCCTTTCACATTTTAGGTTTAAGGGCttgttgtgtgtttttgtgtttgtttcaagAAAGCATTGGAACAAATGCTTTTCATGAAATGCCATCTATGTCAGTTCCTTTGTTCATTGCACCAGTACAAAGCGTTGGTCTTGGGCACTGTGCGGGTCTTAGTCTAGTTCCTTATTCCTCAGTATGTCTGGTAATATTTGAGATTGAAGTCCACAGTGAGATAAAAACTATGGGTTGGTAAACAGTGAATGATCGTGGATCTTGGAccttttatacctttaaaaagtCACATTTAGCATGtcatttgagttaaaaaaaacttCTCTGCATTTTAGCACCCATCTCTCTGccaatttctactttttatagataAGGTTTTGGAAAAGCTAATGAAAGGAGGTAGGGTACAGTTTGTAAAAATTCTTCATTAAACCCTTGAGATCTCTGATCTTGCCTTTAGTGCACAAGCAGCAGTGTAGTGCTTCTCCTCTTAGAGCATCCTTTGAGCCTGTACATCCTATTTCTTTTACGGTGAGTTTAGGACCAGTTGCAGAAGTGGATTCGTGGTAATGTGAGTGCGTGTGCGAGGTCTGTTTTCATCTTTGACGAGATGGATAAATTGCACCCTGGGATCATTGATGCAATCAAGCCATTTCTAGACTACTATGAGCAAGTGGATGGAGTGTCTTACCGCAAAGCCATCTTTATCTTTCTCAGGTGAGCAGGCGACGGTTTCTTGGGGACACATAAGCCCTCATTCTCCCAATGCTAGTATGAAGTTTTGGCAAGCACCTTGTTTACCAGGACAAAAGTGCCAGCTTGGCAAAAGTCACTTGcccacttctttattttttggttgcCAGTTTCAGCGTGGCATGGAATATGGGCAAAAGAAATGAGCTAAAGAAATAATTGCtgataaaaagcaattttattcaCTGAGCCTGGGTTTCTGAGGGTTATAAAAAGCCAGAGCTTTACCCCAGCAAGTTTggaagaaacagattttaaattcCTTCGGGgcagacacttttttttttttttttgtatattagtACATAGTAAATATTACTTAAGAATTGGCCGGggccgggtgcggtagctcacgcctataatcctagcactctgggaggccaaggcgggcggattgctcgaggtcaggagttcgaaaccagcctgagcaagagagagaccccgtctctactataaatagaaagaaataaattggccaactaatatatatatagaaaacattagccaggcatggtcgtACACGCTTGTAggcccagctatttgggagactgaggcaggaggattgcttcagcccaggagtttcaggttgctgtgagctaggctgacgccacgacactcactctagcctgggaaacaaagctagactctgtctcaaaaaaaaaaaaaaaaaaaaaaaaaagaatttgctggggctgggcatggtggcttacacctataattctaacactctggaaggctgaggcaggagggtcgttcaaggtcaggagttcgaaaccagcctgagcaagagcaagaccctagtctctactaaaaatagaaagaaattaattgggcaactaaaaatatatagaaaaaattagccaggcatggtggtgcatacctgtagtcccagctactcaggaggctaaggcaggaggatcgcttgagcccaggagtttggggttgctgtgagctaggctgacgccatggcactctagcctgggcaacagagtgagactctgtctcaaaaaaaacaaacaaaaaggccgggcacggtggctcacgcctgtaatcctagctctctgggaggccgaggcgggcggattgttcgaggtcaggagttcgaaaccagcctgagcaagagcgagaccccgtctctactataaatacaaagaaattaattggccaactaatatatatacaaaaaattagccgggcatggtggtgaatgcctgtagtcccagctacttgggaggctgaggcaggaggattgcttgagccaggagtttgaggttgctgtgagctaggctgacgccatggcactcactctagcctgggcaacaaagtgagactctgtctcaaaaaaaaaaaaaacaaaaagaataaacctTAGAGCAGGTTCATTTCCTGGTAAGATACAGAAGTCTTaatatgtgattttaatttttgtttctctcgCAAATTCAGCAATGCAGGTGGGGACCTCATAACTAAGACGGCGCTTGACTTTTGGCTggcaggaagaaagagggaagacaTTCAGCTGAAGGACCTGGAACCTGTGCTGTCTGTCGGAGTCTTCAATAATAAACACAGTGAGTCCACAAGAGTTAAGAGCCGCCTAACTCAGCCAGCAGAGAGCTGTCTCCTCGCTCATCGAGTGTTTCCCAAAGCCAGAGAATCCCACTTGCCTCAGTGGCTTTGCTAAAATAAAGTAGGGAATTTTCTTAGGGCAATTTTATTCTAGAAGCCAGTTAGCAGGGTGTTTAGCCAAGTCTTATGTCAGCTTTTTGCACACTGACAAAAAGAATCtctgggccaggcgaggtggctcacacctgtaatcctagcactttgggatgccaaggtgggaggattgcttgagaccaggagtttgagaccagcctaagcaagatcaagaccccatctctattaaaaatagaaaaattagctggatgtggtggcatgcacctgtaatcccagctacttgagaggttgaggcaggaggattccttaagCCCagtaggttgctgtgagctaggctgatgccatggcactctaccctgggtgacagagcaagactctgtctcaataaaaaaaaaagaaaaaaagaatttgaagggCTAAGGACATGAAGAATGTACTGTGGATCAAGATCAGAGCGGCCCCGTGAGAGCGTGGCCAACTGGCAGTGATGGGCAGGAAACGTAGCTGTGTCTTGTTTCGCAGGTGGCCTGTGGCGCAGTGGACTGATTGATAGGAACCTCATCGATTACTTTATCCCCTTCCTGCCCCTGGAGTACAGACACGTGAAAATGTGTGTGCGGGCCGAGATGAGGGCCCGAGGTTCTGCCATAGATGAAGACATTGTCACAAAAGTGGCAGAGGAAATGACATTTTTCCCCAAAGACGAGAAAATCTACTCAGACAAGGGCTGCAAGACCGTGCAGTCGCGGCTCGATTTCCACTGAGCTCTTACCCAGATGGGTTAAGAGGCAACGGGGAGGCTGAGCACAGCAGGGCCCTGCCTTCCAGAAGCACTTTGAAGACCTCTTCAGGGTTTTGCACATTTGCACCTGCGGACTTTCAGGATAGAGAAACTTCTAAGAgttgaaatatgaaaatgtgctAATCTGTCCCATCCACTTGTCCTTTTGCAACATGAAAGAAGTCCAACTATTCTTCGAATTTGaagatgaacttttaaaatcCCCTTCACACTGATCGTTACCCAACAAAAGTGCCTGACGACAGCTGTGCGAGGCAGGCCCATGGATCCTTTGTGACCCACGGGACCAACACCTCAGCAGCTCCTGGTAGGGTGGCCTCTGAGGAGTGTTGGGTCTTCTCCTGTAGAAGACACTCTTCGGCTGTTGGTTTTCTTTACACAGGGAACCTTCCCTGACTTGAAGCATTTTCAGTTGGAATTGGTGCGGGTGGTCAGCACTCTTTTTTTTGATCAGATAGCATTCTTATTCAAATTGCCATTTTTAACATCAGTGGTTTTAAGATTGCCTCAAAGCTTTTAGCATTTGGCCAGTTTTAACTCACACCCACACTAGTCTTTCCCCCAACACGCTAGGCACAAATTCTTCCTCGATTGAATTAGTTTTGAAAGGTAAAGTTTGTTTAGCTGTGAACAAACTTTACATTTCATAACTGAGGTAAAAGTTATGAAATTGTCAAATCCATGCCAATTCGTTATCAAGGAGTCAACATTTTGCCTGTTAAAGGGACAGGTAAGGTGATTGCATAGACAGCCCAAGGTGGCATGCCATCTGCTGAATTTACCCAGTCCCACTCCTGCTCCTTACTGAATCACATGTTgaggggtggagctgggggagACATCTGAACACAGACATGCTCCCTGGAAATTCTGAACCACGGCCCCGAAATCTCCCAAACCACCTGACCTTGGAAAGCAAAATtggctgctttgtttttttttaatttttttttttttttttggctgcttTGTTTTTGACAGAATGTTTTGGTAAAGGCTTCTTCAGACTGAGGGGGAAATTCTACATTTCTCCAGTCTATGCTATCCAGCGAAGGGAGCGCAGAGGCGAGCGCAAGATGAGCGCCCCAAGGCTTCCCAGGAAACACGAACAGGCCCTTTCTTCTGAGGGTAAAGAACTTCAGGATCAGGGCCCAGTGGGCACTGGGCAGACTTACTCAGCCCTAATTGTGCAAAGAACCACACTATCTGACCCCCTCCTGGGCCTCTTCCAGGGCTACGGGCAGCGCCCCTGCTCAGAGCCTTTTGTGGGGCTGGCAGCCTCTGGACGAGGACAGCAGGGCCCACTGGACGATCACAGACGTCACAGTGTGTGTGCAGCGTCTGTGCTGAACTGTCCCCATGTGGGCTGGGGGTTCAACCTGAGGCCTTTGCAGCAGACGGGACAGACAGGTCCCTTCCTCCTGTCCATTCTCTGGCTGCTGATTCCAGCCCTGGTCGTGGGATTCCTCGCCCATCCATCTTACAGCGTCAGCCCCAGCCTGCCTTGGACCACACCTTGTCCTGAACTTCACTCGCTGCTGGATTTCCCCAGCCATATCATAGAGGGAATCGGTGAGACCGCTGGCTTTGAGTTTGAGTCCTTGGTTCCCATGGTGAGCATTTGTATGTTACACTTTATATGTGGGTCAGTCTCTCACTGGACTCCACAGAACCGTGGGAAATCTGTACAATGTGCTCATTCTCCATGACTGGCACGTGCCCACACTGAGCGGTCAGCTGCAGATTCTGTATTGCCAAAGAAGTAGGAGTACTGTACGCTGGAAATGCTAGAGTTTGCAAGgatatgtatgttttttataatgTCTTCTGAACCACAGATAATAGAAATATAGGAAattgcttattttataataaaacatgggTAGGACTTAAAATGAAATAACTGTTTATTCCTTTCTCAGGTATTCTTAAATGGCATGAATGTTGTTGAATGTGTGGCAGTGTACCGTCCCAGCCATAGATCAAACAGGGTCATCTGATAAGGACACCTTATGTGGCAGCACCAGGCTGGAACTGCCCTGATCACTGGGAGGTAACACTCAGGTTCCACCCAGTGTGACTCATTCTGTGTCCCTCCTGTGGTTCCAATGCAGCTGCAGACATGCCCTTAGAACAGCACAGCATTTTCACGTATGAAGTGTGGTAAGAGCGAATTTTTGACATGGAACTGCCTTATAGGGTATCACAGTCTTTGAAAAATGCCAAGGTAAGGCTTAAAATTTTTAGTACATATTCTCAAATTGGAGCTAagttacatttcttttataactttttgggTATCTGGTCAAGCAGAGACAAGATTTCTGTTTATAGTGGTGTAATAAACTCAACACATGTTGGCCACCTTTGGACTGCTGTTACTAACTATAGCTTGAAAAGGCCACACacagcccagcctcccccacccctcataAAATATGGACAAGAGTTTGAATTGACCTGGATATAGAATCTTATAATAAAGgctaaattttatgatatgtgatgTCCCTTGCTAACTTTCCTCCCCTAGTTTATTTGGTAACAGTTTGGAATAAAGACTTCAACACCTCAGGTGGTGTCAGACTTACCGTACCCTGGACGTGCAGGTTGGTAGCCTTTGCATCGTACAGAAGCAGTATTTACCTTAAAGGCCGT from Microcebus murinus isolate Inina chromosome 12, M.murinus_Inina_mat1.0, whole genome shotgun sequence includes the following:
- the TOR1B gene encoding torsin-1B isoform X3, with product MDKLHPGIIDAIKPFLDYYEQVDGVSYRKAIFIFLSNAGGDLITKTALDFWLAGRKREDIQLKDLEPVLSVGVFNNKHKCFGKGFFRLRGKFYISPVYAIQRRERRGERKMSAPRLPRKHEQALSSEGKELQDQGPVGTGQTYSALIVQRTTLSDPLLGLFQGYGQRPCSEPFVGLAASGRGQQGPLDDHRRHSVCAASVLNCPHVGWGFNLRPLQQTGQTGPFLLSILWLLIPALVVGFLAHPSYSVSPSLPWTTPCPELHSLLDFPSHIIEGIGETAGFEFESLVPMVSICMLHFICGSVSHWTPQNRGKSVQCAHSP
- the TOR1B gene encoding torsin-1B isoform X2, with the translated sequence MRRTERLWGAAVLQLLLTARVVSALEPISVGIAIGAASLLTGYLSYKDIYCRFSECCREEQPFNASALKLDLEEKLFGQHVATEVIVKALTGFRSNKNPKKPLTLSLHGWAGTGKNFVSQIVAENLHPKGLKSNFVHLFVSTLHFPHEQKIKLYQDQLQKWIRGNVSACARSVFIFDEMDKLHPGIIDAIKPFLDYYEQVDGVSYRKAIFIFLSNAGGDLITKTALDFWLAGRKREDIQLKDLEPVLSVGVFNNKHSGLWRSGLIDRNLIDYFIPFLPLEYRHVKMCVRAEMRARGSAIDEDIVTKVAEEMTFFPKDEKIYSDKGCKTVQSRLDFH
- the TOR1B gene encoding torsin-1B isoform X1 → MRRTERLWGAAVLQLLLTARVVSALEPISVGIAIGAASLLTGYLSYKDIYCRFSECCREEQPFNASALKLDLEEKLFGQHVATEVIVKALTGFRSNKNPKKPLTLSLHGWAGTGKNFVSQIVAENLHPKGLKSNFVHLFVSTLHFPHEQKIKLYQDQLQKWIRGNVSACARSVFIFDEMDKLHPGIIDAIKPFLDYYEQVDGVSYRKAIFIFLSNAGGDLITKTALDFWLAGRKREDIQLKDLEPVLSVGVFNNKHKCFGKGFFRLRGKFYISPVYAIQRRERRGERKMSAPRLPRKHEQALSSEGKELQDQGPVGTGQTYSALIVQRTTLSDPLLGLFQGYGQRPCSEPFVGLAASGRGQQGPLDDHRRHSVCAASVLNCPHVGWGFNLRPLQQTGQTGPFLLSILWLLIPALVVGFLAHPSYSVSPSLPWTTPCPELHSLLDFPSHIIEGIGETAGFEFESLVPMVSICMLHFICGSVSHWTPQNRGKSVQCAHSP